Proteins found in one Bacillus sp. BGMRC 2118 genomic segment:
- a CDS encoding methionine adenosyltransferase, translated as MSNKRRLFTSESVTEGHPDKICDQISDSILDAILAKDPNARVACETSVTTGLVLVAGEITTSTYVDIPKTVRETIREIGYTRAKYGFDAETCAVLTSIDEQSADIAMGVDQALEAREGSMSDAEIEAIGAGDQGLMFGFACNETKELMPLPISLAHKLSRRLTEVRKEEILPYLRPDGKTQVTVEYDENDKPVRIDTIVISTQHHPEVSNEQIHRNLKEHVIDPVVPKELIDENTKYFINPTGRFVIGGPQGDAGLTGRKIIVDTYGGYARHGGGAFSGKDATKVDRSAAYAARYVAKNIVAAGLADKAEVQLAYAIGVARPVSISVDTFGTGTVSEDVLVDLVEKNFDLRPAGIIKMLDLRRPIYKQTAAYGHFGRSDLDLPWERTDKAAALKEQAGK; from the coding sequence ATGTCAAACAAACGTCGCCTATTTACTTCTGAGTCAGTAACAGAAGGTCATCCGGACAAGATTTGTGACCAAATCTCTGATTCCATCTTAGATGCGATTCTAGCAAAGGATCCAAACGCACGTGTAGCGTGTGAAACTTCGGTAACAACTGGTTTAGTTCTAGTTGCTGGAGAAATTACAACTTCTACATATGTAGATATTCCAAAAACTGTTCGTGAAACAATCCGTGAAATCGGTTATACACGTGCAAAGTACGGTTTCGATGCTGAAACTTGTGCAGTATTAACGTCAATTGACGAACAATCAGCTGATATCGCAATGGGTGTAGACCAAGCACTAGAAGCACGTGAAGGTTCAATGTCTGATGCTGAAATCGAAGCAATCGGTGCTGGTGACCAAGGATTAATGTTTGGTTTCGCATGTAATGAAACGAAGGAGCTTATGCCACTTCCAATTTCATTAGCTCACAAGCTTTCTCGTCGATTAACAGAAGTTCGTAAAGAAGAAATTCTTCCTTACCTTCGTCCAGACGGAAAAACTCAGGTAACTGTTGAGTATGATGAAAATGACAAGCCGGTTCGTATTGATACAATTGTTATTTCAACACAGCACCATCCAGAAGTTTCTAATGAGCAAATTCACAGAAACTTAAAAGAGCACGTCATTGATCCTGTCGTTCCAAAAGAACTAATCGATGAAAATACAAAGTACTTCATTAACCCAACAGGTCGTTTCGTTATCGGTGGACCTCAAGGTGATGCTGGGTTAACTGGTCGTAAGATTATCGTTGATACTTACGGTGGTTATGCACGTCACGGTGGTGGTGCATTCTCTGGTAAGGATGCAACAAAGGTTGACCGTTCTGCAGCTTATGCAGCTCGTTATGTTGCGAAAAACATAGTAGCAGCAGGCCTTGCTGATAAAGCAGAAGTTCAATTAGCATATGCTATTGGTGTAGCAAGACCGGTTTCTATCTCAGTTGATACGTTTGGAACAGGTACAGTTTCTGAAGATGTACTAGTAGATCTAGTTGAAAAGAACTTTGATCTTCGTCCAGCTGGAATCATCAAGATGCTTGACCTTCGTCGTCCGATTTATAAGCAAACTGCTGCTTACGGTCACTTCGGTCGTTCTGATCTTGATCTTCCATGGGAGCGCACTGATAAAGCTGCTGCACTTAAAGAACAAGCAGGTAAATAA
- a CDS encoding methyltransferase domain-containing protein — protein MKLERILPFARTLLQKAVEPGDVAVDATVGNGHDTAFLAELVGENGHVYGFDIQFDAIEKTTQRLNEKGLHDRVTLFLQGHEHITECLPPSTQVAGAIFNLGYLPGGDKSIVTTPETTISAIEQIVEMLKPEGILVLVIYHGHPEGSIERDELLPFVEQLDQMKAHVLRYQFVNQQNDPPFIIAIEKR, from the coding sequence ATGAAGCTAGAGCGTATTCTTCCTTTTGCACGAACACTATTACAAAAAGCAGTAGAACCTGGTGATGTTGCTGTTGATGCGACTGTAGGGAACGGCCATGATACAGCTTTTTTGGCAGAACTTGTTGGTGAGAATGGACATGTATATGGATTTGATATACAATTTGATGCCATTGAAAAAACAACACAGCGCCTCAATGAAAAAGGACTTCATGACAGAGTGACCCTGTTCTTACAAGGGCACGAACATATTACGGAATGCCTACCTCCTTCCACTCAAGTAGCTGGTGCAATCTTTAACCTTGGTTACTTGCCTGGAGGAGACAAATCCATTGTGACAACACCTGAAACGACGATTTCAGCAATTGAACAAATTGTTGAGATGTTAAAGCCTGAGGGTATTCTAGTCCTGGTGATTTATCACGGTCATCCTGAAGGGTCGATTGAACGGGACGAGTTATTACCGTTTGTTGAGCAACTTGATCAGATGAAGGCACATGTCTTACGCTATCAATTTGTTAATCAACAAAATGATCCTCCATTTATCATCGCAATTGAAAAAAGATAA
- a CDS encoding ABC transporter substrate-binding protein, translating to MRLIKNGLVLFTTLILIFSLAACGKSEVQKVRVGEVTHSIFYAPQYVALSEGFFEEEGLEIDLQGTFGGDKTMTALLSDGIDIALVGSETSIYVYAQGSTDPVINFAQLTQTDGTFLVSREKVDNFSWDQLKGSTFLGQRKGGMPQMVGEFVLNKHGINPQADLELIQNIEFANIASAFASGTGDYVQLFEPTASIFEQEGKGHIVASFGKESGHVPYTTFMTKESYIKENQEVVEKFTRAIYKAQKWVESHSAKEVAESIAPYFEDTPVDLIETVVERYKDQGSFATDPILDEKEWNNLQTIMGDAGELPTEVDHGILVNTDIAESIISE from the coding sequence ATGCGTTTAATAAAGAACGGTCTTGTCCTATTCACTACACTTATCCTCATCTTTTCATTAGCTGCCTGTGGAAAAAGTGAAGTACAAAAGGTTCGTGTTGGTGAAGTAACTCATTCTATTTTTTATGCTCCCCAATATGTTGCCCTATCTGAGGGATTTTTTGAAGAAGAAGGGCTAGAAATTGATTTACAAGGTACATTTGGTGGAGATAAAACGATGACCGCTCTCTTATCCGATGGGATTGACATCGCGTTAGTGGGGTCTGAAACATCCATTTACGTATATGCTCAAGGCTCTACAGACCCTGTGATAAACTTTGCACAGCTGACTCAGACTGACGGAACATTTCTTGTATCCCGCGAGAAAGTCGACAATTTCTCATGGGATCAATTAAAGGGTAGCACATTTTTAGGTCAACGTAAGGGTGGAATGCCTCAAATGGTAGGAGAATTCGTGTTAAATAAACACGGTATTAATCCTCAAGCTGACTTAGAGCTCATTCAAAACATTGAATTTGCAAACATCGCTAGTGCATTTGCTTCAGGAACTGGAGATTATGTTCAATTATTTGAACCGACTGCCAGCATTTTTGAACAAGAAGGAAAAGGGCATATTGTCGCATCCTTTGGTAAGGAATCAGGGCATGTGCCATATACAACCTTCATGACAAAAGAAAGCTACATTAAAGAAAATCAAGAGGTTGTAGAGAAGTTTACGAGAGCCATTTATAAAGCACAAAAATGGGTTGAATCACATAGTGCAAAAGAAGTTGCCGAGTCTATTGCTCCATACTTTGAAGATACGCCAGTTGACTTAATTGAAACAGTTGTCGAACGTTATAAAGACCAGGGTTCTTTTGCAACAGATCCAATATTAGATGAAAAGGAATGGAATAACCTTCAAACCATTATGGGAGATGCAGGCGAACTTCCAACAGAAGTTGATCATGGCATTCTCGTTAACACAGACATTGCAGAGAGTATCATTTCTGAGTAG
- the pckA gene encoding phosphoenolpyruvate carboxykinase (ATP), whose protein sequence is MNSVDVSVNLNELLEGNNVCMNLSVPQLVEKVLSRNEGELTSTGAVRATTGKYTGRSPKDKFIVEETSVKDKVAWGSINQPISSEAFDRLYNKVLTYLKGQNEIFVFKGFAGADEKHRLPIQVINEYAWHNLFSHQLFIRPEQGDLDTHDAQFTVISAPNFKADPAVDGTNSETFIIISFERKIVLIGGTEYAGEIKKSIFSVMNYLLPEADILPMHCSANVGLEGDVALFFGLSGTGKTTLSADPHRRLIGDDEHGWSTSGVFNIEGGCYAKTADLTREKEPQIFDAIRFGSVLENVVLNEETRVPDYADTSLTENTRAAYPITNIDNIVMPSIAGHPNTIIFLTADAFGVLPPISKLTKEQAMYHFLSGYTSKLAGTERGITSPQATFSTCFGSPFLPLPATVYAEMLGKKIAEHRVQVFLVNTGWTGGEYGVGSRMKLSYTRSMVQAALEGELNNVETIKDEIFGLDIPMHVPGVPDEVLRPDLTWSDKEAYTTKAIELANKFKENFKKFSNVSEDIVNLGGPVNK, encoded by the coding sequence ATGAATTCTGTTGATGTTTCAGTCAACTTAAATGAGCTTTTAGAGGGTAATAATGTATGCATGAATCTATCAGTGCCGCAACTTGTTGAGAAGGTTTTATCTCGTAATGAAGGTGAATTAACTTCAACAGGAGCAGTTCGTGCAACTACAGGTAAGTATACAGGTCGTTCTCCAAAAGATAAATTTATTGTAGAAGAAACTTCAGTAAAAGACAAGGTTGCATGGGGTTCTATTAACCAGCCGATCTCTTCTGAAGCTTTCGATCGTTTATATAATAAGGTATTAACATATTTAAAAGGTCAAAACGAAATCTTTGTATTTAAAGGATTTGCCGGTGCAGATGAGAAGCATCGCCTGCCGATTCAAGTCATTAATGAATATGCATGGCATAATTTATTTTCTCATCAACTATTTATCCGTCCAGAACAAGGCGATCTTGATACACATGATGCACAATTCACGGTGATTTCTGCTCCTAACTTCAAGGCAGATCCTGCTGTTGATGGGACAAATTCTGAAACGTTCATTATTATATCATTTGAACGCAAGATTGTCCTAATTGGTGGAACGGAATATGCAGGGGAAATTAAAAAATCAATCTTCTCTGTAATGAACTACTTACTTCCAGAAGCAGATATCTTGCCAATGCACTGTTCAGCTAACGTTGGACTTGAAGGTGATGTTGCATTATTTTTCGGACTTTCTGGTACTGGAAAAACTACATTATCTGCAGATCCACATCGCCGTTTAATTGGTGATGATGAGCACGGTTGGTCAACATCTGGTGTATTCAATATTGAAGGTGGCTGCTATGCGAAAACAGCTGACCTAACTAGAGAAAAGGAACCACAAATCTTTGATGCGATTCGTTTCGGAAGCGTATTAGAGAATGTTGTATTAAACGAAGAAACAAGAGTTCCTGATTATGCAGATACATCATTAACTGAAAATACTCGTGCTGCATACCCAATTACAAATATTGATAACATTGTAATGCCAAGTATTGCAGGACACCCAAATACAATTATTTTCTTAACAGCTGATGCATTTGGTGTACTACCTCCAATCAGTAAGCTTACAAAAGAACAAGCAATGTACCATTTCTTAAGTGGTTATACTAGTAAATTAGCTGGAACTGAGCGTGGAATTACGTCACCTCAAGCAACTTTCTCAACATGCTTTGGTTCTCCATTCTTACCACTACCTGCAACGGTTTATGCTGAGATGCTTGGTAAGAAAATTGCAGAACACCGCGTACAAGTATTCTTAGTAAACACTGGTTGGACTGGTGGAGAATATGGCGTTGGTAGCCGTATGAAACTAAGCTACACTCGTTCTATGGTTCAAGCTGCTCTTGAAGGCGAATTAAACAATGTTGAAACAATTAAGGACGAAATCTTTGGTCTTGATATTCCAATGCATGTACCTGGTGTACCTGATGAAGTATTACGTCCTGATCTTACTTGGTCCGACAAAGAAGCCTACACAACAAAGGCTATTGAACTTGCAAATAAATTTAAGGAAAACTTCAAGAAGTTCTCCAACGTCTCTGAAGATATCGTAAATCTTGGTGGACCTGTTAATAAATAA
- a CDS encoding tetraprenyl-beta-curcumene synthase family protein, with protein sequence MVPAHPFSLMSRVYRDVFPIVHKELSYWKRRAELIPNAELRTQALASINSKAFHCEGGSILGLLSISNLESCIKFIVAYQTISDYLDNLCDRSTSLDPIDFEALHDSMPNALTLDQEVSHDYYRFREDRDDGDYLKDLVLTCQSVLSEVNHYPLIRETMLELADYYCKLQIHKHVKKEERVGRLEKWFSSYQQALPNMKWYEFSACSGSTLGIFCLVAYSFQEEMDATHVTKIRNSYFPYIQGLHILLDYLIDQDEDLAGGDLNFCSYYPNEQTLLERLSHFIEKADIHLKGIPHERFHKMINRGLLGVYLSDDKVNEQHTIRKLAKKLIRQGGSISYFFYLNGRAYRKWKHLNPKKVVGA encoded by the coding sequence ATGGTACCAGCACATCCATTCAGTCTAATGTCCCGAGTGTACCGAGATGTTTTTCCGATTGTTCATAAAGAACTTTCCTATTGGAAAAGAAGGGCGGAATTAATTCCGAACGCTGAGTTAAGGACTCAAGCACTTGCTAGTATAAATAGTAAGGCGTTTCATTGTGAAGGTGGCTCGATACTTGGATTGTTGTCTATATCCAACCTGGAAAGCTGCATTAAGTTTATTGTTGCCTATCAAACAATCAGTGATTATTTAGATAATTTATGTGACCGTAGTACTTCACTTGATCCGATTGATTTTGAAGCACTGCACGATTCAATGCCCAATGCGTTAACACTAGATCAAGAGGTATCACATGATTATTATCGCTTCAGAGAAGATCGTGATGATGGAGATTATTTAAAAGACTTGGTGTTAACATGCCAAAGTGTATTGTCAGAAGTAAACCATTATCCGTTAATAAGAGAAACCATGCTAGAGCTTGCAGATTATTATTGTAAACTCCAAATTCATAAGCATGTGAAGAAAGAGGAAAGAGTAGGCCGCCTTGAAAAGTGGTTTTCCTCCTATCAACAAGCACTACCCAATATGAAATGGTATGAGTTTTCAGCATGTTCCGGCTCAACACTTGGAATTTTCTGTCTTGTAGCTTATTCGTTTCAAGAGGAGATGGATGCCACGCATGTGACGAAAATTCGTAACAGTTATTTTCCATACATTCAAGGCTTACATATTTTGCTCGACTATCTAATTGACCAAGACGAAGATTTAGCAGGGGGAGACTTAAACTTCTGTAGCTATTACCCAAATGAACAAACGTTACTGGAACGCTTATCACATTTCATTGAAAAAGCTGATATTCATTTAAAAGGTATTCCACATGAACGATTCCATAAAATGATTAACCGTGGTTTATTAGGTGTTTATTTATCTGATGATAAAGTAAATGAACAACACACCATTCGAAAGCTAGCGAAAAAGTTAATCAGACAAGGTGGTTCTATAAGCTATTTCTTCTATTTAAACGGCCGCGCATATCGAAAGTGGAAACATCTAAACCCAAAAAAGGTAGTAGGAGCATAA
- a CDS encoding DUF2524 family protein, whose product MATRQSVEEYIQMAEDAIKYAEEQFTEAKKQEHYNQEEYTQAQQRLEAAITELGKLAHSGNPQQKEQIDRMRMQIQRVSNEMTIYPHH is encoded by the coding sequence ATGGCAACACGTCAATCAGTTGAGGAATATATACAAATGGCCGAAGACGCCATCAAATATGCAGAAGAACAGTTCACCGAAGCTAAAAAACAAGAACACTATAACCAAGAAGAGTACACGCAAGCTCAACAGCGCCTCGAAGCTGCCATTACCGAGCTAGGTAAACTTGCACACAGTGGGAACCCACAGCAAAAAGAACAAATTGACCGTATGAGAATGCAAATCCAGCGTGTCTCAAATGAAATGACTATCTATCCACACCATTAA
- a CDS encoding S9 family peptidase translates to MKDGNILEKQRFPSPNPRIALHIVTYVCQGLKIKGLLAEPKELGKYDGFLYLRGGIKNVGKVRVGRIVQFASQGFVVMAPFYRGNQGGEGNEDFAGEDRYDAICALSILRNHPKVNHERIHVFGFSRGGVMALFTGILDPDVKSVVCWGGVSDMTLTYYERLDLRRMMKRVIGGSPNKVPDSYKWRTPLYSLEKMNAPVLIIHGKCDTNVDIEHSYRLEKRLQELDHPVESWYFDNFTHYFPPQTNRRVVQDLSQWMQNQ, encoded by the coding sequence ATGAAAGATGGTAATATTCTGGAGAAACAACGATTTCCTTCACCAAATCCTCGAATTGCATTACATATTGTCACATATGTTTGTCAGGGCTTAAAGATAAAAGGCTTATTAGCAGAGCCAAAAGAACTAGGGAAATATGATGGATTTCTCTATTTAAGAGGTGGTATAAAAAATGTAGGGAAAGTGAGAGTAGGTAGAATTGTACAGTTTGCTTCTCAAGGCTTTGTGGTCATGGCCCCATTTTATAGAGGTAATCAGGGCGGAGAGGGCAACGAAGATTTTGCAGGGGAAGATCGGTATGACGCCATTTGTGCATTATCTATTTTAAGAAATCATCCAAAAGTGAATCATGAACGTATTCATGTTTTTGGATTTTCTCGTGGTGGTGTCATGGCCCTATTTACAGGGATATTAGATCCTGATGTGAAGTCAGTTGTATGCTGGGGTGGAGTTTCAGATATGACATTGACGTACTATGAAAGACTCGATTTACGAAGAATGATGAAGCGGGTAATAGGTGGTTCCCCAAATAAGGTTCCAGATAGCTATAAGTGGCGAACACCATTATACTCATTGGAAAAAATGAATGCACCTGTCTTAATTATTCATGGAAAGTGTGATACAAATGTTGATATTGAGCATTCGTACCGATTGGAAAAAAGGTTACAAGAACTCGATCATCCTGTAGAGTCATGGTATTTTGACAACTTTACACATTATTTCCCGCCACAGACGAATCGCAGGGTAGTGCAGGATTTATCACAATGGATGCAGAATCAGTAA
- a CDS encoding DUF2584 domain-containing protein translates to MGMPLELNTMIVTKGKEVRERDNLFSLEKDGYRLYPIDIPVEVRKTKEAETTGTAIIKKVELANEKTKLTYELVALNSTN, encoded by the coding sequence ATGGGTATGCCTTTAGAGCTAAACACAATGATCGTAACAAAGGGAAAAGAAGTTAGAGAGAGGGACAATCTATTTTCGTTGGAAAAGGACGGGTATCGCTTGTATCCAATTGATATCCCTGTGGAAGTTAGAAAGACAAAGGAAGCAGAGACAACAGGCACAGCAATTATTAAAAAAGTAGAACTCGCTAATGAAAAGACGAAATTAACTTATGAGCTGGTTGCGTTAAATTCAACAAACTAG
- a CDS encoding gamma carbonic anhydrase family protein, which translates to MIYPYKDIWPTISDSAFIADYVTITGDVKIGEYSSIWFNSVIRGDVSKTIIGDRVNVQDNCVLHQSPNRHLILEDDVTIGHQVILHSSIVKKGALVGMGSIILDGAEIGEGAFIGAGSLVPPGKVIPPNSLAFGRPAKVVRTLNEDDIKDMERIRKEYVEKGQYYKSLQK; encoded by the coding sequence ATGATTTATCCTTATAAAGATATCTGGCCAACCATTTCAGATTCTGCTTTTATTGCAGATTACGTTACCATCACAGGAGATGTCAAGATTGGTGAATATAGTTCCATCTGGTTTAATTCAGTTATTCGTGGTGATGTGTCTAAGACCATTATTGGAGATCGCGTCAATGTACAAGATAACTGTGTGCTGCATCAAAGTCCAAATCGACATCTCATTTTAGAAGATGACGTGACAATCGGTCACCAAGTAATTTTACATAGTTCAATCGTGAAAAAAGGTGCTCTAGTTGGAATGGGCTCCATTATTTTAGATGGTGCTGAAATTGGTGAAGGTGCATTTATCGGTGCAGGAAGTTTAGTTCCTCCTGGTAAAGTTATTCCACCGAATTCATTGGCCTTTGGCAGACCAGCTAAAGTAGTACGAACATTAAATGAAGATGATATAAAAGATATGGAACGTATCAGAAAAGAGTATGTTGAAAAAGGGCAATACTATAAGTCTCTACAGAAATAA
- a CDS encoding NERD domain-containing protein — MKGVLQLIVKEIKIPKKLVKLEALLRRLPENHVKRSQIEDELGKIRAGYSGEQSLQYYFDYLPKKEYSILHNLRLFDGSHYFQIDFLLLSKKFILILEVKNMKGTLFFDHTFNQLIRTHNGKEEGFQDPMVQVSSHQVKLRKWLKTNKFSDIPIEYLVVVTNPNTIIKTNPNHQKAIYRVTRSSNLLAKVEQLENQYKDERLSLKEIKKLTAQLLKQDTPLEQQVIEQYRINLSEIYTGVGCPKCGKYAMQRQNRSWFCSTCLHWAKNAHLVALQDYVLLIGTIVTNRAIREFLHLPTRFVANKLLLSLNLHSTGIKKGKVYTLPDLDILQKLGENS, encoded by the coding sequence ATGAAAGGAGTGTTGCAATTGATTGTAAAAGAGATAAAAATTCCAAAAAAACTAGTAAAACTTGAAGCTCTTTTGAGACGTTTACCAGAAAATCATGTTAAAAGGTCACAAATTGAAGATGAACTAGGAAAAATTAGGGCGGGATATTCGGGTGAACAGTCTCTACAGTATTATTTTGATTACCTCCCAAAGAAAGAGTACTCCATTCTTCATAACCTCAGATTATTTGATGGATCACATTACTTCCAAATTGATTTCCTGTTGCTCTCAAAAAAATTCATTCTGATTCTTGAAGTGAAGAATATGAAAGGTACGTTGTTCTTCGATCATACATTTAACCAACTTATTCGTACTCATAATGGGAAAGAAGAGGGATTTCAGGATCCTATGGTACAGGTGAGTTCACACCAAGTTAAACTAAGGAAATGGTTAAAAACTAATAAGTTCTCCGATATCCCCATCGAATATCTAGTTGTTGTCACAAATCCCAATACCATTATTAAAACGAACCCCAATCATCAAAAAGCCATATACAGAGTAACACGAAGTAGCAATTTACTAGCAAAAGTAGAACAACTGGAAAATCAATATAAAGATGAAAGGTTATCCTTAAAGGAAATAAAAAAGTTAACGGCACAATTATTGAAACAAGATACTCCTCTGGAACAACAAGTGATTGAACAATATAGAATTAACCTCTCTGAAATCTATACCGGTGTGGGATGCCCCAAATGTGGAAAGTATGCCATGCAACGCCAAAATCGATCATGGTTTTGTTCTACGTGTTTACATTGGGCAAAGAATGCTCATTTAGTGGCTTTACAAGATTATGTTCTACTGATAGGAACTATAGTTACAAACAGAGCTATTAGGGAATTTCTCCACCTACCCACACGGTTTGTTGCCAATAAACTGCTTCTCTCATTAAATCTACACTCAACAGGGATTAAAAAAGGGAAAGTTTATACACTTCCTGATCTTGATATTTTACAAAAATTGGGTGAAAACTCATAA
- a CDS encoding TIGR01212 family radical SAM protein — protein MNKLNPFPYADDQKRYHSWNYHLRQTFGHKVFKIALDAGFDCPNRDGTVAHGGCTFCSAAGSGDFAGNRAEPIEKQFHDIKAKMHQKWKNGKYLAYFQAFTNTHAPVSVLRETFEPVLKEEGVVGLSIATRPDCLPDDVVEYLAELNERTYLWVELGLQTVHERTALLINRAHDYQTYVEGVEKLRKHNIRIVSHIINGLPLETPEMMMETAREVAKLDVQGIKIHLLHLLKGTPMVKQYEKGLLEFLSFENYINLVVDQLEILPPEMIIHRITGDGPPDLMIGPMWSLNKWEVLNAIEAELIRRDSYQGKHYKKESMITS, from the coding sequence ATGAATAAACTAAATCCATTTCCATATGCAGATGATCAAAAGCGTTACCATTCTTGGAATTACCACTTACGTCAAACGTTTGGACATAAGGTGTTCAAGATTGCACTAGATGCAGGCTTTGATTGTCCGAACCGTGACGGTACTGTGGCACATGGTGGTTGCACATTTTGTAGTGCAGCTGGTTCTGGTGACTTTGCTGGTAACCGTGCGGAACCCATTGAAAAACAATTTCATGATATAAAAGCAAAAATGCATCAAAAATGGAAGAACGGAAAATATCTTGCCTATTTTCAGGCTTTCACCAATACACATGCTCCGGTAAGTGTGCTTCGAGAGACATTCGAACCTGTTCTAAAAGAAGAAGGTGTAGTTGGATTATCGATTGCAACAAGACCTGACTGCTTACCAGATGATGTGGTGGAGTATTTAGCAGAACTAAATGAGCGCACCTATTTATGGGTTGAACTTGGCTTGCAAACAGTTCACGAGCGAACTGCACTTCTTATTAACCGTGCTCATGACTACCAGACCTATGTTGAAGGTGTAGAAAAGCTTCGTAAGCATAACATTCGTATTGTGTCCCACATTATTAACGGGCTTCCTCTTGAAACACCTGAAATGATGATGGAAACGGCCAGAGAAGTAGCGAAACTTGATGTTCAAGGCATAAAGATTCACTTACTTCATTTGTTAAAGGGAACACCTATGGTGAAGCAATATGAAAAAGGGTTACTTGAATTCCTTTCTTTTGAAAATTATATTAACTTAGTTGTTGATCAGCTGGAGATCTTGCCACCAGAAATGATTATCCACAGAATTACGGGTGACGGTCCACCTGATTTAATGATTGGTCCGATGTGGAGCTTGAATAAGTGGGAAGTGTTAAATGCAATTGAGGCTGAATTAATTCGTCGTGACAGCTATCAGGGAAAACATTATAAAAAGGAAAGCATGATTACCTCATGA
- a CDS encoding alpha/beta hydrolase — translation MWKWEAINPKAVIVMVHGASEHHGRYKWLIEKWKKEGFHVIMGDLPGQGNISKNERGHIDRFDVYIETVEKWYKEAKAYHLPIVLLGHSMGALTVIRTMQEKQLDASSVVLSSPCLGIAESTAPSPFLDAASKLLNIITPTLRMDTGLTQEMATRNEEVLKSDRNDPLYVKKVSIRWFRELIQSIELAHQNIHKLPEVPMLFMQGGSDQVVDKNRGKEFYDHLNIKEVTYKEWPGLYHEIFNEPERDEVFDYAKQFVESHLPTNVQ, via the coding sequence ATGTGGAAATGGGAAGCAATAAACCCAAAGGCAGTAATTGTAATGGTTCACGGCGCATCAGAGCATCATGGCCGTTACAAATGGTTAATTGAGAAATGGAAGAAGGAAGGATTCCACGTCATAATGGGAGACCTGCCCGGCCAAGGGAATATAAGTAAAAATGAACGTGGCCATATTGATCGGTTTGATGTCTATATTGAGACTGTTGAAAAATGGTACAAGGAAGCAAAAGCCTATCATTTACCCATCGTGCTACTAGGTCATAGTATGGGTGCTTTAACAGTCATTCGTACCATGCAGGAGAAGCAACTGGACGCCTCAAGTGTAGTACTGTCTTCACCGTGTTTAGGAATTGCAGAGAGCACAGCTCCTTCACCATTTTTAGATGCAGCATCTAAACTACTGAATATTATTACTCCAACTCTGAGAATGGATACAGGATTGACTCAAGAAATGGCAACGAGAAATGAAGAAGTACTGAAGTCTGATCGAAATGATCCGTTGTATGTAAAAAAAGTATCCATCCGTTGGTTCCGTGAATTAATTCAATCAATTGAATTAGCTCATCAAAATATTCATAAGCTACCTGAAGTTCCCATGCTTTTCATGCAAGGTGGTAGTGACCAAGTGGTAGACAAAAATAGAGGGAAAGAATTCTATGATCATTTGAACATAAAAGAGGTCACATATAAAGAATGGCCCGGGCTTTATCATGAAATTTTTAATGAACCAGAAAGGGACGAAGTATTTGACTATGCGAAGCAATTTGTTGAATCACATCTTCCAACTAATGTACAATAA